In a single window of the Dreissena polymorpha isolate Duluth1 chromosome 3, UMN_Dpol_1.0, whole genome shotgun sequence genome:
- the LOC127873006 gene encoding galectin-1-like isoform X1, with the protein MVRRIKQPPVPFVHFMDTESIQVITIKGRAPHGASRFSVYLQRGADAEPHEIAFVFDARFNFGNDHNKIVTNSKKGGAWGKEEHRHLAFPFYHDQDFKIKITVDDDSFKMKVNGQTFLEYEQKLSMKSINCIRIQNDILIHEVKLM; encoded by the exons ATGGTCCGCCGCATTAAACAGCCT CCAGTTCCGTTCGTGCACTTCATGGACACTGAGTCGATCCAGGTGATTACAATCAAGGGGAGAGCACCACACGGTGCATCCAG ATTCTCCGTATACCTTCAACGCGGGGCGGACGCAGAACCGCACGAGATTGCGTTCGTGTTCGATGCGCGGTTTAACTTCGGCAATGACCACAACAAAATAGTGACCAACTCTAAGAAAGGGGGTGCCTGGGGGAAGGAGGAACACAGACATCTTGCATTCCCATTTTATCACGACCaagatttcaaaatcaaaatcacGGTGGATGATGACTCCTTTAAA ATGAAGGTCAACGGTCAAACGTTCCTGGAGTATGAACAGAAGCTGTCCATGAAATCAATCAACTGCATTCGGATACAAAATGACATCCTCATTCACGAAGTCAAGCTTATGTAG